In Methanothermobacter sp., the following are encoded in one genomic region:
- a CDS encoding beta-ribofuranosylaminobenzene 5'-phosphate synthase: MIINTPSRLHLTLIDLNGSRGRLDGGVGITLREPELIMGLEASDEISVEFTGEVENALREEYVSKITAAAERILSYIGSDEKFIFEVESMFPAHSGLGSGTQISLAAAKLITEYHGVSIRARELAAIVGRGGTSGIGVASFEDGGFIVDAGHSTREKSDFLPSSASRASPPPVIARYDFPEDWNIVVAIPHIERSVSGKREVNIFQEYCPIPLREVERLSHIILMKMMPSVIEGDIEAFGESVNEIQKIGFKKVERDLQDPLIDSLIDAMLAAGAAGAGMSSFGPAVYAVTDGKADDMVDAVLEIMDSGQAFVTGGRNRGASVVRS, translated from the coding sequence TTGATCATCAACACACCGTCTCGGTTACACCTCACCCTCATAGACCTCAATGGGAGTAGGGGACGCCTCGATGGAGGGGTGGGAATCACCCTCAGGGAGCCTGAACTCATTATGGGTCTTGAGGCCTCAGATGAAATCAGTGTGGAGTTCACTGGTGAAGTGGAAAATGCACTGAGGGAGGAATATGTTTCAAAGATAACAGCGGCTGCAGAGAGAATCCTCAGTTACATTGGCAGTGATGAGAAATTCATCTTCGAGGTTGAAAGCATGTTCCCGGCCCACTCTGGTCTGGGATCGGGAACCCAGATATCCCTTGCAGCCGCAAAGCTCATCACAGAGTACCATGGCGTCAGTATAAGGGCAAGGGAACTGGCAGCGATTGTTGGTAGGGGTGGAACATCAGGTATAGGTGTCGCCTCCTTTGAGGACGGAGGATTCATAGTGGATGCAGGACACAGTACGCGTGAAAAATCTGACTTCCTGCCGTCATCTGCCTCACGCGCATCCCCACCACCGGTTATTGCAAGATATGATTTTCCTGAGGACTGGAATATCGTGGTTGCAATACCCCACATTGAGAGATCAGTTTCAGGGAAAAGGGAGGTTAACATATTCCAGGAATACTGTCCCATACCCCTAAGGGAGGTTGAAAGGCTATCACACATAATTCTCATGAAGATGATGCCCTCGGTCATTGAAGGGGACATTGAGGCCTTTGGGGAATCTGTTAATGAAATACAGAAGATAGGATTCAAGAAGGTTGAAAGGGATCTTCAGGACCCACTGATTGACAGTTTAATAGATGCTATGTTGGCTGCAGGGGCCGCAGGGGCGGGTATGAGTTCATTTGGCCCCGCAGTATACGCGGTCACAGATGGGAAAGCCGATGATATGGTGGATGCGGTTCTGGAGATAATGGATTCTGGGCAGGCCTTTGTAACAGGCGGCCGTAACAGGGGGGCCTCTGTGGTTAGATCCTGA
- the tes gene encoding tetraether lipid synthase Tes, translating into MVIKRTRSLCPECLRPVDAEVFEDEGRVLIRKECPEHGNFEGVYWSNSEVYHKAENYDEEGEGLLNPQTDPLKGCPLDCGLCPEHESHTVLGLIDVTNRCNLKCPICFANAAVSKYIYEPTYEEIREMLRNLRRNRPVPTPAIQYAGGEPTVRKDIVELVKLARDEGFTHVQIATNGVRLARKPELAAELREAGLNTVYLQFDGVTEEPYIVSRGKNLLPLKLQAIENCRKAGLGIVLVPTLVRGLNDSQVGDIIRFAIENIDIIRGVNFQPVSFAGRTPADRVEEQRITIPDFQKLVEEQTGSEIAVEDFYPASSVRPISDFVAAIEGEPQVTFTCHQHCGTATYIFIEDGKIIPITRFIDVDRFFEILDKGREELEKGGIAAKAKLIAKSTIELPKTLDKSKAPDSVDIKSILTSVFRERSYSALGEFHYNTLLVSCMHFMDPWNFDIERVKRCVIHYALPDGRIVPFCTMNSIHRAEVEKQFSKPLKG; encoded by the coding sequence GTGGTAATAAAGAGAACAAGGAGTCTCTGCCCTGAGTGCCTCAGACCCGTCGATGCAGAGGTCTTTGAGGACGAGGGCAGGGTTCTAATAAGGAAGGAATGCCCGGAGCACGGAAACTTTGAGGGTGTTTACTGGAGCAATTCCGAGGTCTACCATAAGGCAGAAAATTATGATGAGGAAGGTGAGGGGCTACTTAACCCGCAGACGGATCCCCTCAAGGGATGCCCACTTGACTGTGGCCTCTGTCCCGAACATGAGAGCCACACTGTTCTTGGTCTTATTGATGTTACTAATCGATGCAATCTTAAATGTCCAATCTGTTTTGCCAATGCTGCCGTCTCAAAGTACATTTATGAGCCAACCTACGAAGAGATAAGGGAGATGCTCAGAAATCTCCGCAGAAACAGACCCGTACCCACCCCTGCCATTCAGTACGCGGGTGGTGAGCCCACTGTGAGGAAGGATATAGTGGAGCTCGTTAAACTCGCAAGGGATGAGGGCTTCACCCATGTCCAGATAGCCACAAATGGTGTGAGACTTGCACGGAAACCTGAACTCGCAGCGGAACTCAGGGAGGCAGGGCTCAACACGGTTTACCTCCAGTTCGATGGGGTCACAGAGGAGCCCTACATTGTATCCAGGGGTAAAAATCTGCTGCCACTGAAATTACAGGCAATAGAAAACTGCAGAAAGGCAGGTCTTGGGATAGTGCTGGTCCCCACACTTGTCAGGGGCCTCAATGACAGCCAGGTGGGGGACATAATAAGGTTCGCCATTGAAAACATCGATATAATAAGGGGTGTTAACTTCCAGCCGGTGTCCTTTGCAGGAAGAACCCCCGCAGACAGAGTTGAGGAGCAGCGCATAACAATACCCGACTTCCAGAAACTCGTGGAGGAACAGACAGGTTCAGAGATAGCTGTGGAGGACTTCTACCCGGCATCATCTGTCCGCCCAATATCTGACTTCGTTGCGGCCATTGAGGGTGAACCCCAGGTTACATTCACATGCCACCAGCACTGCGGTACAGCCACATACATATTCATAGAGGACGGAAAAATAATCCCAATAACAAGGTTCATCGATGTTGACAGGTTCTTTGAGATACTCGATAAGGGCCGGGAGGAACTTGAGAAGGGTGGAATAGCAGCAAAGGCCAAATTGATTGCAAAATCAACAATAGAACTTCCAAAAACCCTCGACAAATCAAAGGCGCCGGATTCTGTTGATATAAAGAGCATACTAACCTCAGTATTCAGGGAGAGATCATACAGTGCCCTTGGAGAATTCCACTACAACACCCTCCTGGTATCATGCATGCACTTCATGGACCCATGGAACTTTGATATTGAGAGGGTTAAAAGGTGCGTCATACACTACGCCCTGCCTGATGGACGCATAGTCCCATTCTGCACCATGAACTCAATACACAGGGCAGAGGTTGAAAAGCAGTTCTCAAAACCTCTAAAAGGATAA
- a CDS encoding CDP-2,3-bis-(O-geranylgeranyl)-sn-glycerol synthase has product MNTDIINIIDVLYVIYFMLPAYMANISGLVFGGGRPLDMGITLRDGRRLMGDGVTWRGTAAGTLIGLLVGLIQGLLSGSVITGAITGLLLGFGALMGDAAGSFIKRRLKIDRGRPAPILDQLDFVAGALILVSPLRVLPVDYIILIMLITLVLHLSANIIAYLIGMKDVWY; this is encoded by the coding sequence GTGAATACCGATATTATCAATATTATAGATGTTCTCTATGTAATATACTTTATGTTACCGGCCTACATGGCAAATATAAGTGGTCTAGTATTTGGTGGGGGCAGACCCCTTGACATGGGTATCACCCTTCGTGATGGCAGACGCCTCATGGGGGACGGGGTAACCTGGCGTGGCACCGCGGCTGGCACCCTTATTGGACTGCTTGTGGGATTAATTCAGGGTCTTCTTTCAGGTTCAGTTATAACGGGAGCAATAACTGGGCTTTTACTTGGATTTGGAGCCCTTATGGGAGATGCTGCAGGTAGTTTCATTAAACGAAGGCTTAAAATAGATAGGGGTAGGCCTGCGCCCATCCTTGATCAGCTTGACTTCGTTGCCGGGGCCCTGATACTGGTATCTCCCCTGAGGGTACTGCCAGTTGATTACATCATCCTTATAATGCTCATCACACTGGTCCTTCATCTTTCAGCAAACATCATAGCATACCTCATCGGTATGAAGGATGTCTGGTACTGA
- a CDS encoding hydantoinase/oxoprolinase family protein, which translates to MKIAGFDIGGANTDMALIEFGADGEMKKVRVDFRYLPMWLKRDELSETLIELTGDDLDDLDGVGVCMTAELVDAYPSKAEGVIDIVESVQSAFDVPVAYVSLSGMVDASEAVRDPMDVAAANWVATSQIASAMSSDCIMVDVGSTTTDIIPVKEGFEAARGRNDLERLSTGELVYTGTLRTNVATIVDRVPLHDKWFRVSSELFAITADIHRVLGNIRESDYSCSTPDGSGKSIEDCMLRITRVLCADLELLEPEDILEVSEYIYHQQILKIAEGIAEVSERENLDEVIATGLGMNVLAKRAAEILDLKCRTMDEFLTEDECVVAPAVGTALLMEDYLQNI; encoded by the coding sequence ATGAAGATCGCGGGATTTGATATTGGAGGAGCAAACACTGACATGGCATTAATAGAGTTTGGAGCCGATGGGGAAATGAAGAAAGTCCGTGTGGACTTCAGGTACCTCCCCATGTGGCTTAAACGTGATGAACTTTCAGAGACCCTGATTGAGCTTACAGGGGATGATCTTGATGATCTTGATGGCGTTGGCGTGTGCATGACAGCGGAACTGGTGGACGCCTACCCAAGCAAGGCAGAGGGAGTTATCGACATAGTTGAAAGTGTCCAGAGTGCATTTGATGTTCCAGTGGCATACGTGAGCCTCTCTGGTATGGTGGATGCCTCCGAGGCGGTCAGGGACCCCATGGATGTGGCTGCAGCCAACTGGGTTGCCACCTCACAGATAGCCTCGGCAATGAGCAGCGACTGCATAATGGTGGACGTGGGAAGCACAACAACAGACATAATACCCGTCAAAGAAGGATTCGAGGCTGCAAGGGGAAGGAATGACCTCGAAAGACTATCAACCGGTGAACTTGTCTACACGGGTACACTGAGAACCAATGTGGCAACGATAGTCGACAGGGTCCCCCTGCATGATAAATGGTTCAGGGTTTCATCTGAACTTTTTGCAATAACGGCCGATATTCACAGGGTACTCGGCAATATCAGGGAATCCGACTACAGCTGCAGCACACCGGATGGCTCAGGGAAATCCATTGAGGATTGTATGCTCAGGATAACCCGTGTCCTATGCGCAGATCTGGAACTCCTCGAACCAGAGGATATACTTGAGGTGTCAGAGTACATCTACCACCAGCAGATACTCAAGATAGCAGAGGGAATCGCAGAGGTTTCAGAGCGCGAGAATCTTGATGAGGTAATCGCCACTGGCCTTGGAATGAATGTTCTTGCAAAAAGGGCCGCTGAAATTCTTGACCTTAAATGCAGAACCATGGACGAATTCCTGACGGAGGATGAGTGTGTGGTGGCCCCTGCAGTCGGCACAGCACTCCTGATGGAGGATTACCTCCAGAACATATAG
- a CDS encoding ATP-grasp domain-containing protein — protein MKLLVFEYATASGIEDPEIFLEGRSMLEALLADFRDFEIEFLLSEKFSDIEIQSNCRPTIITGSLREWLRENLHRFDACIFIAAEEDMELYKLTELVEDSGVLLLGSGSEAVRICSDKRMTYRVLKGAVPLIKTYERDDPGELPSKVLIKPADGVACQGIRILEPGNLPEIPENMIIQEFVEGESVSVSLLSDGKRALPLSLNRQNIIIRGDSLEYDGGVTPVDHRMMDDAFRVARRAVESIEGLRGYVGVDMILADKPYVVEINSRITTPYIGLRRISEGNLGHMVLQSVMGELPERVKFNGTAYFRKGPRGMLVDIRRGTEPGN, from the coding sequence TTGAAACTACTTGTATTTGAATATGCTACTGCCTCAGGGATTGAGGACCCTGAGATATTCCTTGAGGGTCGTTCAATGCTTGAGGCTCTTCTGGCTGATTTCAGGGACTTTGAAATTGAGTTTCTTCTCTCTGAGAAGTTCTCTGATATTGAAATCCAATCCAACTGCAGGCCAACAATCATCACAGGTTCCCTCAGGGAATGGCTCAGAGAAAACCTTCATAGATTTGATGCGTGCATATTCATCGCAGCAGAAGAGGATATGGAACTCTATAAACTCACAGAACTGGTTGAGGACTCAGGGGTACTTCTTCTCGGCTCAGGCAGTGAGGCGGTCCGCATATGTTCAGATAAGAGGATGACCTACAGGGTCCTCAAGGGTGCGGTTCCTCTAATAAAGACCTATGAACGGGATGATCCTGGAGAACTACCATCAAAGGTTCTCATAAAACCCGCAGATGGTGTTGCCTGCCAGGGTATAAGGATACTTGAGCCAGGGAACCTCCCTGAAATCCCTGAGAATATGATAATACAGGAATTTGTGGAGGGCGAAAGCGTCAGCGTGAGCCTGCTCTCCGATGGAAAAAGAGCACTTCCACTGAGCCTCAACAGGCAGAATATCATCATAAGGGGGGATTCACTGGAGTATGATGGGGGCGTCACCCCTGTGGATCACAGGATGATGGATGATGCCTTCAGGGTTGCCAGAAGGGCTGTGGAATCCATTGAGGGTTTGAGGGGCTATGTTGGTGTGGACATGATACTTGCAGATAAACCCTATGTTGTTGAAATAAACTCCAGGATCACGACACCCTACATAGGCCTCAGAAGGATTTCAGAGGGAAACCTGGGACATATGGTCCTTCAATCGGTTATGGGTGAACTCCCAGAGCGTGTTAAATTCAATGGGACAGCATACTTCAGAAAAGGTCCGAGGGGCATGCTTGTGGATATCCGCAGGGGGACTGAACCGGGGAATTAA
- a CDS encoding nucleotide sugar dehydrogenase encodes MDNYRIAVFGLGHIGLPTAALFARAGFDVTGVDINKETVDKVNIGKSPIPEPGLDELVAEVVGSGKLKATADGVSAAGKSNVMVVVVPTPVNSDNTSDLSAVISATETISEGLKKGDLVIIESTVPPGACENVVLPILEKTGLRASRDFGLAYTPERALPNNTLHEMQNNARVIGGIDGKSAEMAAQLYSKVTRGEVIVVDDIITAEMVKLMENTYRDTNIALANELAVICESLGIDAIKAIEAANHHPRVNLHTPGPGVGGHCLSIDPYFIVEMAEKHGVSARLIRTAREVNESMPFHVLDIIRDALESAGRDLAGSRVGILGVAYKGDVADARETPTRPLVAALISEGAEVIVNDPHVDPDMIMEMGVEPVSLEEALESDCVVLMTDHSEYLEITPEMIVGGIFICTRPVLDPEEFREHGIVFRGVGRP; translated from the coding sequence ATGGACAATTACAGAATAGCAGTATTTGGCCTTGGACACATAGGTCTTCCAACAGCAGCACTTTTTGCCAGGGCGGGATTTGATGTTACCGGAGTTGATATAAACAAAGAAACGGTGGATAAGGTCAACATAGGAAAATCACCCATCCCGGAACCAGGCCTTGATGAACTTGTGGCTGAAGTTGTTGGATCAGGTAAACTGAAGGCGACTGCTGATGGTGTTAGCGCTGCAGGGAAATCAAACGTAATGGTTGTGGTGGTACCGACACCTGTTAACAGCGACAATACGTCTGACCTTTCTGCTGTGATATCCGCGACAGAGACCATCTCAGAGGGTCTTAAGAAGGGCGACCTTGTGATTATAGAGAGCACCGTACCTCCAGGAGCCTGCGAGAACGTGGTACTCCCCATACTTGAAAAAACAGGTTTACGCGCATCAAGGGACTTTGGACTTGCATACACACCTGAAAGGGCCCTTCCAAACAACACACTCCATGAAATGCAGAACAACGCAAGGGTCATAGGGGGCATAGATGGGAAAAGTGCAGAGATGGCCGCTCAACTTTACAGTAAGGTCACAAGGGGCGAGGTAATAGTTGTGGATGACATCATAACAGCAGAAATGGTTAAGCTCATGGAGAACACCTACAGGGATACCAACATAGCCCTCGCCAATGAACTTGCAGTTATATGCGAGTCACTAGGCATAGACGCCATAAAGGCCATCGAGGCAGCAAACCACCACCCCCGGGTGAACCTCCACACCCCAGGACCCGGTGTGGGGGGCCACTGCCTCTCAATAGACCCCTACTTCATAGTTGAGATGGCGGAGAAACATGGTGTATCAGCAAGACTCATAAGGACAGCCAGGGAGGTCAATGAATCAATGCCCTTCCATGTCCTTGACATCATAAGGGATGCACTTGAATCAGCTGGCCGGGACCTTGCAGGGTCACGGGTGGGTATCCTTGGCGTGGCCTACAAGGGCGACGTTGCAGATGCAAGGGAGACACCAACAAGGCCCCTTGTGGCAGCACTCATATCAGAGGGGGCTGAGGTCATTGTCAACGACCCACATGTTGACCCTGACATGATAATGGAGATGGGTGTTGAACCTGTCTCACTTGAGGAGGCCCTTGAATCTGACTGTGTGGTTCTCATGACGGATCATTCTGAATATCTTGAAATAACCCCTGAGATGATAGTTGGTGGGATATTCATCTGCACCAGACCCGTTCTGGACCCTGAAGAATTCAGAGAACATGGCATAGTATTCCGGGGTGTGGGGCGCCCTTGA
- the wecB gene encoding non-hydrolyzing UDP-N-acetylglucosamine 2-epimerase has product MKIAVVLGTRPEIIKMAPVIDEIERRNLDFTLIHTGQHYDHEMSDQFFIDLELPSPDYNIGAGSGSHGAMSAEMLRGIEDVLMREEPDIVMVQGDTNAVLAGALAAVKLHIPVGHVEAGLRSFDRTMPEEINRMVADVCSKLYYVPTEESAINLLMEGADPETVFVTGNTVVDACLRNIEIASKKSDILSEFQGDEKFVALTLHRAENVDNPERLRSIVEAILELDEFRIVFPVHPRTRKNLEKSGLYTRLLEAEHVTLKKPMGYLDFLLLLSNSFMVLTDSGGLQEEAITFNVPCLTLRYNTERPETVEAGGNILVGADKNRITTTARRLLEDPHFREGMMRAENPYGDGHASERILDETLRLHREGRLTMKPPTEVMEAPSRMLIHVDENITVAELAERNNAVIRMVYAGGEPVFPSHTLKLKDKDVLIEYR; this is encoded by the coding sequence ATGAAGATTGCAGTTGTTTTGGGAACGCGGCCAGAGATAATAAAGATGGCCCCTGTCATAGATGAGATAGAAAGGCGCAACCTTGACTTCACACTCATACACACAGGTCAGCACTATGACCATGAAATGTCAGACCAGTTCTTCATTGACCTGGAACTCCCATCACCGGACTACAATATAGGTGCAGGTTCAGGGAGCCATGGAGCCATGAGTGCAGAGATGCTAAGGGGTATAGAGGATGTCCTCATGAGGGAGGAACCCGATATCGTGATGGTACAGGGGGACACAAACGCTGTCCTTGCAGGGGCCCTTGCGGCAGTGAAGCTCCACATACCCGTTGGACACGTGGAGGCGGGCCTCCGATCATTTGACAGGACCATGCCCGAGGAAATAAACCGGATGGTGGCAGATGTCTGCTCAAAACTCTACTATGTACCCACCGAGGAATCTGCCATTAACCTCCTCATGGAGGGTGCCGATCCAGAGACAGTATTTGTAACCGGAAACACGGTTGTTGACGCCTGCCTAAGGAATATTGAAATAGCATCAAAGAAATCAGATATCCTCTCAGAGTTTCAGGGGGATGAAAAATTTGTTGCGCTGACTCTTCACCGCGCAGAAAATGTGGATAACCCTGAAAGGCTCAGATCAATAGTGGAGGCCATACTTGAGCTTGATGAATTCAGGATAGTCTTCCCGGTTCATCCAAGGACGAGGAAGAACCTGGAAAAATCTGGCCTCTACACCAGACTGCTCGAGGCGGAGCACGTCACATTAAAAAAGCCAATGGGTTATCTTGATTTCCTTCTTCTACTTTCAAACTCGTTCATGGTACTCACGGACTCCGGCGGACTCCAGGAGGAGGCCATAACATTCAATGTACCCTGTTTAACCCTGCGATACAATACTGAACGCCCGGAAACTGTTGAGGCCGGGGGTAACATACTTGTAGGTGCTGATAAGAACAGGATAACCACAACAGCCAGGAGACTCCTTGAGGACCCTCATTTCAGAGAGGGAATGATGAGGGCAGAGAACCCCTACGGTGACGGCCACGCCTCAGAGAGGATACTGGATGAGACCCTGCGGCTACACAGGGAGGGCAGGCTCACAATGAAACCACCCACAGAGGTCATGGAAGCACCATCAAGAATGCTTATACATGTGGATGAGAATATTACAGTAGCTGAGCTCGCTGAAAGGAATAATGCAGTTATAAGGATGGTTTATGCTGGAGGAGAACCTGTTTTTCCTTCACATACACTGAAACTAAAGGATAAGGATGTTTTGATTGAGTACAGATGA
- a CDS encoding DUF460 domain-containing protein, protein MILEDHNLQQNKNPDRGAAKPLTIVGVDPGLTVGLAVLDLEGRLLYLGSMKEASRSSIIEEIIKHGKPIIVASDVYPPPGAVKRIASMLNAKLYTPEKVLTVSFKNELVSEFLRESENSPENSHERDALAAALRAYRHYEKKLRQIERKVEEAGLTAGETLEVKGLVIMGKPAAEAIRSLKELEEADKISSGPMEGGYEAESFEFSAEDEKSHGDVEKLRRTIRTQRSTIRHQRLTIEKLKREGRSLKERISKLEKEKSKLESKLERLQYEYSRDLLLNRELSHKLKVIEKLQRKYTKERERREALERDLDSLLQIKDMESLENTSPVKIIDSFTREGIRSACSRWKIKRGDVLLLRSSEGGGSQTARILMDLKPCAIITEDRMSHQALEVFEEAEVPVISRESLDIQIHDDFGSVKTQDLNREIKKWKHRLNEKRKKREEEDLLRVITEYRAQRRRNH, encoded by the coding sequence ATAATTCTGGAGGATCATAATCTGCAGCAGAATAAAAATCCTGATAGGGGTGCTGCGAAACCCCTAACGATAGTTGGTGTTGATCCAGGCCTCACGGTTGGTCTGGCAGTCCTCGACCTGGAAGGGAGACTTCTCTACCTTGGAAGCATGAAGGAGGCCTCAAGGTCCAGCATAATAGAGGAGATAATAAAACATGGGAAACCCATAATTGTCGCATCGGACGTATACCCCCCTCCCGGAGCGGTTAAAAGGATCGCTTCAATGCTCAACGCTAAATTATATACTCCGGAGAAGGTTTTAACAGTATCATTCAAGAATGAACTGGTATCAGAATTTCTAAGGGAATCTGAGAATTCACCGGAAAACTCCCATGAAAGGGACGCCCTTGCAGCGGCTTTGAGGGCCTACAGGCATTATGAAAAGAAACTGAGACAAATTGAGAGGAAGGTTGAGGAGGCTGGCCTCACAGCAGGGGAAACCCTTGAGGTCAAGGGCCTGGTTATAATGGGAAAACCAGCTGCAGAAGCAATAAGATCACTTAAAGAACTGGAAGAGGCAGATAAAATCTCTTCTGGACCTATGGAGGGGGGTTATGAGGCAGAATCCTTCGAATTTTCAGCTGAGGATGAAAAATCCCATGGAGACGTTGAAAAACTCAGGAGGACCATAAGGACTCAGCGTTCAACTATAAGGCACCAGAGGCTGACAATTGAAAAACTCAAAAGGGAGGGGAGGTCCCTTAAGGAAAGGATAAGCAAACTCGAGAAGGAGAAGTCAAAGCTGGAGTCAAAGCTTGAAAGGTTACAGTATGAATATTCAAGGGACCTTCTACTTAACCGGGAGTTATCACATAAACTCAAGGTCATTGAAAAGCTTCAGAGGAAATACACGAAGGAGCGGGAACGCAGGGAAGCCCTTGAGAGGGATCTTGATTCACTGCTTCAGATAAAGGATATGGAGTCATTGGAAAACACCTCACCTGTGAAGATAATTGATAGCTTCACAAGGGAGGGTATAAGGAGTGCTTGTTCCAGGTGGAAGATAAAGAGGGGTGACGTGCTTCTCCTCAGAAGTTCCGAGGGCGGGGGATCACAGACTGCAAGGATATTAATGGACCTGAAACCCTGTGCCATTATAACAGAGGACAGAATGTCCCACCAGGCCCTTGAGGTTTTCGAGGAGGCTGAAGTGCCTGTAATATCCAGGGAATCCCTTGATATTCAGATACATGATGATTTCGGCTCAGTTAAAACTCAAGATTTAAATAGAGAAATTAAAAAATGGAAACACAGATTAAATGAAAAGAGAAAGAAAAGAGAAGAAGAGGATCTTCTGAGGGTAATAACTGAATACAGGGCTCAGAGAAGAAGAAATCATTAA
- the truA gene encoding tRNA pseudouridine(38-40) synthase TruA — protein sequence MKKIALKVAYIGTNYHGFQRQPDVPTVEGKLLDALKEAGVIRSPGESRFQIAGRTDRGVHALGNFVSFFTEEEIHVNQINDLLPPDIKVLAWASVMYPFKVRYPIERHYRYILHRGESMDIDAMAEAAEHFRGTHDFSNFSRRRDRNPIRRINDVRVSEDDNSILVDVYGESFLWQMVRKMVRVLLLVSEGELSPDDVSELLDTEERVFIDPAPPENLILMDLKYGVKIKLRHDEYAIERFRSLLEEEFRKYRDMSMVRRVMGDSLKHIGDSD from the coding sequence ATGAAGAAGATAGCACTTAAGGTTGCATATATCGGTACCAATTATCACGGGTTTCAGAGACAGCCTGATGTCCCCACCGTGGAGGGAAAACTCCTTGATGCCCTGAAAGAGGCTGGCGTAATCAGAAGTCCTGGAGAGTCCCGCTTCCAGATAGCCGGTAGAACTGACAGGGGTGTCCATGCACTGGGGAATTTTGTGAGCTTCTTTACAGAGGAGGAGATCCATGTGAACCAGATAAATGACCTCCTCCCACCTGACATAAAGGTCCTTGCCTGGGCATCTGTAATGTACCCGTTCAAGGTGCGCTACCCCATTGAGAGACACTACCGCTATATTCTACACAGGGGGGAGTCCATGGACATCGATGCAATGGCCGAGGCAGCTGAACACTTCAGAGGCACCCACGACTTCAGCAACTTCTCCAGGAGGAGGGACAGGAATCCTATAAGAAGGATAAATGATGTAAGGGTATCAGAAGATGATAACTCCATCCTGGTGGACGTCTACGGTGAAAGCTTCCTCTGGCAGATGGTACGCAAAATGGTGAGGGTCCTCCTCCTGGTTTCAGAGGGGGAACTATCTCCAGATGATGTTTCGGAACTTCTGGATACAGAAGAAAGGGTTTTCATAGACCCGGCACCCCCTGAGAACCTCATCCTCATGGACCTCAAATATGGGGTTAAGATAAAACTCAGGCATGATGAATATGCCATTGAACGTTTCAGATCCCTACTTGAGGAGGAATTCAGGAAGTACCGTGACATGTCAATGGTAAGGAGGGTCATGGGAGATTCCCTGAAACATATAGGCGACTCTGACTAG
- a CDS encoding DMT family transporter gives MRKVWGYLSIITATVFFGMSATLDKIMLSEMHPITIGAYTYLIAGIFLFMVRQSPLKENILDVLNRSGEIESRITGRDYLLLLLTALLSTVIAPVLFLTGLGETTAVNASLLLNIEVLFIIILGYLIFRETLKFKDFLGIMLLVSGAAYLVSEGEFQSLFNNVVVSGNLLVILAAFFWSLDTVLSKFLSKKRDLILLSGIKSSVGGFLLLIIMLILGLSTALPPEMLPYALMVSIFSIGCSFILIYIAVREIGAAMVGSLFPLSSLFGAIFAFLILNEPFSAMQVVSGIVMLTGVIILYWNGMKK, from the coding sequence ATGCGAAAGGTCTGGGGTTATCTAAGTATCATAACTGCAACGGTTTTCTTTGGTATGTCAGCAACCCTTGATAAGATAATGTTATCTGAGATGCACCCCATAACCATCGGGGCCTACACATACCTCATTGCGGGTATTTTTCTTTTCATGGTGAGGCAGTCACCCCTCAAGGAGAACATACTTGACGTGCTCAACAGAAGCGGTGAGATAGAGAGCAGAATAACCGGAAGGGATTACCTTTTACTCCTGCTCACAGCACTCCTAAGCACGGTTATTGCACCTGTACTTTTCCTTACTGGTCTTGGTGAGACAACAGCAGTTAACGCATCCCTCCTTTTAAACATTGAGGTTCTCTTCATCATCATCCTCGGCTACCTGATTTTCAGGGAGACGCTCAAATTTAAGGACTTCCTTGGAATAATGCTTCTTGTAAGTGGCGCCGCATACCTCGTCAGTGAGGGTGAGTTTCAGAGTCTCTTCAACAATGTTGTGGTGAGCGGTAACCTCCTTGTTATCCTGGCCGCCTTCTTCTGGAGCCTTGACACAGTCCTCAGCAAATTTTTAAGCAAAAAAAGAGACCTAATCCTTCTTTCAGGTATTAAAAGTTCTGTGGGGGGCTTTTTACTCCTGATTATCATGCTGATTCTTGGTTTGAGCACAGCTCTTCCGCCGGAAATGCTCCCCTATGCACTCATGGTTTCGATTTTCAGTATAGGCTGCTCATTCATCCTCATCTACATTGCAGTAAGGGAGATAGGCGCGGCGATGGTGGGATCCCTGTTCCCTTTATCATCACTATTTGGGGCCATATTTGCGTTTTTAATCCTGAATGAACCCTTTTCAGCCATGCAGGTGGTTTCTGGAATTGTGATGCTCACCGGGGTTATAATTCTCTACTGGAACGGCATGAAAAAATAG